One Cryptomeria japonica chromosome 9, Sugi_1.0, whole genome shotgun sequence genomic window carries:
- the LOC131033506 gene encoding phospholipase A1-Igamma3, chloroplastic-like, with amino-acid sequence MANYALDLGNGYPKSEELKEDAILQIGDMWRDIQGANNWKGLLDPIHPLLKAEILGYGDFAQQCYDTFDNTRSSQYYGNSKRSKSSLGQRLGSVKCGRGYQVTEYIYANTGTLKSFFREKWRDTGAWMGFIAVCTDPNEIKRLGRRDIVVAWRGTETPHEWMQNLKDILVPAVLSASTKSNIQSTFKPHVRIEKGFLTCYTSVDEGSGRSRLSAREIVVAEIKSLLNNFKDEDVSITFTGHSLGAALATISAYDIKQMVMNEYYIRSIPVTVFAFASPRVGNLSFAQHVEEIGVKVLRLVNKKDFVPKVPGIIVNEKMGWLARILHWFPWTYVHVGIEITLDSSNSQVLKQTYNPSSFHNLEVYLHLVDGLPQNNNLPFKLPRRDPALVNKNSDLLIRELQIPSYWWTQRNKEIVKRIDGKLVYSPRSPTAVSITESPSLLISNLVIVLEVVVALFGVMSFFHVGSRI; translated from the coding sequence ATGGCAAATTATGCATTAGATCTTGGTAATGGCTATCCAAAAAGTGAAGAACTGAAAGAGGATGCGATATTGCAAATTGGTGATATGTGGCGAGACATCCAGGGTGCAAATAACTGGAAGGGCTTGCTTGATCCAATTCATCCGCTTCTCAAAGCAGAGATACTCGGATATGGTGATTTTGCACAGCAATGCTACGACACATTTGATAATACTCGGTCTTCCCAATACTATGGGAATTCTAAGCGCTCCAAAAGCTCACTAGGACAGAGATTGGGTTCTGTGAAATGTGGGCGTGGTTATCAAGTCACCGAATATATATACGCCAATACTGGAACCCTAAAATCGTTTTTCCGCGAGAAATGGAGGGATACCGGCGCTTGGATGGGATTTATTGCTGTTTGCACAGACCCAAATGAGATAAAAAGATTGGGTAGGCGTGATATAGTTGTTGCGTGGAGAGGCACGGAAACACCCCATGAATGGATGCAAAATCTCAAAGACATATTAGTTCCTGCTGTTCTATCGGCTAGTACAAAATCCAACATCCAATCTACTTTCAAACCTCATGTTCGGATAGAGAAGGGATTTTTAACATGTTATACCTCAGTTGATGAAGGATCCGGAAGATCTAGGCTCAGTGCAAGAGAGATTGTTGTGGCTGAAATAAAAAGTTTATTGAATAATTTCAAAGATGAAGATGTGAGTATAACGTTCACTGGACACAGCTTGGGAGCTGCGCTGGCAACCATAAGTGCATATGATATAAAACAGATGGTGATGAATGAATATTACATTAGGTCAATACCTGTCACGGTTTTTGCCTTTGCCTCTCCACGTGTGGGAAACTTATCATTTGCTCAACACGTTGAGGAGATTGGAGTCAAAGTGCTGCGGCTGGTGAATAAGAAGGATTTCGTTCCTAAAGTTCCTGGGATTATCGTTAATGAGAAAATGGGTTGGCTCGCTAGAATTCTGCATTGGTTTCCATGGACATATGTTCATGTGGGAATCGAGATTACTTTGGATAGCAGCAACTCACAAGTGCTGAAGCAAACTTATAATCCTTCTAGCTTTCACAATTTAGAAGTTTATCTCCACTTAGTGGATGGGCTTCCACAGAACAACAATCTGCCTTTCAAATTGCCACGAAGAGATCCAGCTCTGGTCAACAAGAATTCCGACTTATTGATtagagagcttcaaattccatcttaCTGGTGGACACAGAGAAATAAAGAAATAGTGAAACGCATAGATGGGAAGCTGGTATACTCTCCCAGATCTCCCACTGCTGTTTCTATTACTGAATCCCCTTCGCTACTCATCTCTAATTTAGTAATTGTATTAGAGGTGGTTGTTGCTCTTTTCGGAGTTATGAGTTTCTTCCACGTTGGAAGTCGAATCTAG